The Micromonospora sediminicola genome contains a region encoding:
- a CDS encoding cytochrome P450, which produces MRLDPFTGAYLTDPSGVWARLLADGGGVHHDDELGLWLITRHADVRRALADARTFGNALTLAPVYDMCPEALALVAEIDAPPTTAAADPPVHPRTRRALRVTFANTTERVEQRYGRIVRRRVDELVARLAARAGERVDLVTGFTAELPLLVLLDILGVPARDVPRIRAWADGQIALVWGRPDPAEQVRLAGGLLEFWRYCQDLVRRRLDDHGANGRGGDDYVDELLAYRGGDDAVLTVAEVSSIVFNLLVAGHETTAGLLAHALDHALADPDRWRALAERPDEVAAFLAETLRFAPAIDGWLRITNRPVTLGGVTIPVGARCLLLIGAANRDPSVFRHPDRFDPGRPDAHDHLSFGHGPHFCIGAALARLEAGVALTRLASALPGLRPAPRGDRVFRPNLAFRAHRGLPVVVDPAVRSESRPAA; this is translated from the coding sequence ATGCGACTGGATCCGTTCACGGGGGCCTATCTCACCGACCCGTCCGGCGTGTGGGCGCGACTGCTGGCCGACGGCGGCGGGGTGCACCACGACGACGAGCTGGGGCTGTGGCTGATCACCCGGCACGCCGACGTGCGGCGGGCGCTCGCCGACGCGCGTACGTTCGGCAACGCCCTCACGCTCGCCCCGGTCTACGACATGTGCCCCGAGGCGTTGGCGCTGGTCGCCGAGATCGACGCCCCGCCCACCACGGCCGCGGCGGACCCGCCGGTGCACCCGCGCACCCGTCGGGCGCTGCGCGTCACGTTCGCCAACACGACCGAGCGGGTCGAGCAGCGGTACGGGCGGATCGTCCGGCGCCGGGTGGACGAGCTGGTGGCGCGGCTGGCCGCGCGGGCCGGCGAGCGGGTGGACCTGGTCACCGGGTTCACCGCCGAGCTGCCGCTGCTGGTGCTGCTCGACATCCTCGGCGTGCCCGCCCGGGACGTGCCCCGGATCCGGGCCTGGGCGGACGGGCAGATCGCGTTGGTCTGGGGGCGGCCGGACCCGGCCGAGCAGGTCCGTCTGGCGGGCGGGCTGCTGGAGTTCTGGCGCTACTGCCAGGACCTGGTCCGGCGCCGGCTCGACGACCACGGCGCGAACGGTCGAGGCGGTGACGACTACGTGGACGAGCTGTTGGCGTACCGCGGTGGCGACGACGCGGTCCTCACCGTCGCCGAGGTGTCGAGCATCGTGTTCAACCTGCTGGTGGCCGGTCACGAGACCACCGCCGGGCTGCTCGCCCACGCCCTCGACCACGCGCTGGCCGACCCGGACCGGTGGCGGGCGCTCGCCGAGCGGCCCGACGAGGTCGCGGCCTTCCTCGCCGAGACGCTGCGCTTCGCGCCTGCCATCGACGGCTGGCTGCGGATCACGAACCGGCCGGTCACGCTCGGTGGCGTCACGATACCGGTCGGCGCGCGGTGCCTGTTGCTGATCGGCGCCGCCAACCGGGACCCGTCGGTGTTCCGGCACCCGGACCGGTTCGACCCGGGGCGGCCGGACGCGCACGACCACCTCTCGTTCGGGCACGGGCCGCACTTCTGCATCGGTGCGGCGCTGGCCCGGCTGGAGGCGGGTGTCGCCCTCACCCGCCTCGCCTCGGCGTTGCCCGGTCTGCGTCCGGCGCCTCGCGGTGACCGCGTCTTCCGGCCCAACCTGGCCTTCCGCGCGCACCGTGGC
- a CDS encoding zinc-dependent alcohol dehydrogenase family protein, with amino-acid sequence MRAVVIEEFGVAPEVREVPDPAPTPDGVVVRVAATGLCRSDWHGWQGHDPDIRLPHVPGHEFAGVVVAVGAEVRGWRPGDRVTAPFVCACGRCPSCLAGDQQVCERQTQPGFTGWGSFAEHVAVRDADVNLVRLPDDLDDLTAAALGCRFATAFRAVVGQGRVAAGEWVAVHGCGGVGLSAVMIAAASGARVVAVDVAPAALELARRCGAAVCLDGAALGGPGAVAAAVREATGGGAHLSLDALGSDATCVASVESLRRRGRHVQVGLLPAAQGRPALPMDLVIAYELELRGSHGMPAHAYPEMLRLVTAGVLRPGELVTRTIDLAAAPQALATMDRPTAAGMCLIRP; translated from the coding sequence GTGCGCGCGGTGGTGATCGAGGAGTTCGGGGTGGCGCCGGAGGTCCGGGAGGTGCCGGATCCGGCGCCGACGCCCGACGGGGTGGTCGTGCGGGTCGCTGCGACCGGGCTCTGCCGCAGCGACTGGCACGGCTGGCAGGGCCACGACCCGGACATCCGCCTGCCGCACGTGCCCGGGCACGAGTTCGCCGGCGTGGTCGTGGCCGTCGGCGCGGAGGTGCGCGGCTGGCGGCCCGGCGACCGGGTCACCGCGCCGTTCGTCTGCGCCTGCGGACGCTGCCCCTCCTGCCTCGCCGGCGACCAGCAGGTCTGCGAGCGGCAGACCCAGCCCGGCTTCACCGGCTGGGGGTCGTTCGCCGAACACGTGGCCGTGCGCGACGCCGACGTCAATCTGGTCCGGCTGCCGGACGACCTGGACGACCTCACCGCCGCCGCGCTGGGCTGCCGGTTCGCCACCGCGTTCCGGGCCGTGGTCGGGCAGGGCCGGGTGGCCGCCGGGGAGTGGGTGGCCGTACACGGGTGCGGTGGGGTCGGCCTGTCCGCGGTGATGATCGCGGCGGCGAGCGGCGCCCGGGTGGTGGCGGTCGACGTGGCGCCCGCCGCGCTGGAGCTGGCCCGGCGCTGCGGGGCCGCGGTCTGTCTCGACGGCGCCGCGCTGGGCGGCCCCGGCGCGGTGGCCGCCGCGGTCCGCGAGGCGACCGGCGGCGGCGCGCACCTCTCGCTCGACGCGCTGGGCAGCGACGCCACCTGCGTCGCCTCCGTCGAGAGCCTGCGCCGGCGGGGTCGGCACGTGCAGGTCGGGCTGCTGCCCGCGGCGCAGGGCCGGCCCGCCCTGCCGATGGACCTGGTGATCGCGTACGAACTGGAGCTGCGCGGCAGCCACGGCATGCCGGCGCACGCCTACCCGGAGATGCTGCGCCTGGTCACCGCCGGGGTGCTGCGCCCCGGCGAGCTGGTCACCCGCACCATCGACCTCGCGGCGGCGCCGCAGGCGTTGGCCACCATGGACCGTCCGACCGCCGCCGGGATGTGCCTCATCCGTCCCTGA